The nucleotide sequence TGTAGGCCCATAATATAGTGTTGCACTAAGGGCAGTTGCTCGCGGATAACTTGTCCTTGACCGCCTTTAAAGCCCCTGTGAATTTTCGGCGTACTTAAGCCACGGCCTTGAGTGTCGAGCACATAGACAACAAAGCCTGATTTTGCCAGAAAACAAGCAAGACCTCGCCCGGTCTCACTGTAAAAAACTTTGCCATTCGACATGGCGCCATGGAGCATTAAGATAGGCGGCTGTTGCATGTTGGCATGCTCTGCCTTTATCTGTCTCAGATGCAATTGACCTTCAAGGTAAGGGATAAAAATAGAGTGCTGTTCTATGTCCACATTAAATATTACTTTAGTTAAGTGAATGCAATAACTTACTAACTTAAAATGAAAAAACAAGAGTAAATACTCAATAAAAGATGATGTGAACCACCGAGCTAGGATAAGACGAGTGAGTTCATATTGATACGGACTCATTTAAAACATAAATATATTTTAGCTTTTAGGTTTAAAGAAAAGATTTTCGAGGATTAAAGGAAAAGGAAAGCGAAATACTTTCCTTTTCACTCTACTGTGTGTTAAACCAATTGCAGTAGATAAGGCAGTACTTTCAAATCCAGCTTTTTAATTGCCACATCTGCCGCCGCTTCAAGTTTAGGTTTTGCATGGTAAGCGATACCAAAGTCAGCAATTTCAATCATAGGAATATCGTTAGCACCATCACCGATAGCCAATTTCTGACCTGGCGCTATGTTCCAGATCTCAGCACAGCGTTCAACCGTGTCGGCTTTAAACTGGGCATCGACAACTTGACCGGTAACTTGACCGGTAAGCTGACCATTTTCAATGACAAGCTCATTGGCATAAGCGGCATCAAACTCTAAAAGTTGTTTAAGATGACCCACAAAAGGGGTAAAACCACCCGATGCGACCACGAGTCGCCAACCATATGATTGCAACTCCTTGACCATCTCAGTTAAGCCGGGCATTAGCGGCAGTTTGTCACACAAGGTCTGAATAATCGCCTCATCGGCCCCTGTTAATTGAGCGACTCTCGCTCTTAGGCTTTCCTCAAAATCTAACTCACCCTGCATGGCGCGCTCGGTGACCTCAGCAACGGCTTCACCGACACCCGCCATAGTGGCCAGCTCATCGATACACTCAATCTCAATTGCGGTTGAATCCATGTCCATCACTAATAAGCCTGGACGATTAAGCACTGCTTGAGTCTCGCTGATAGCAAATACCTCAAGCGATTCAATAGCGGAAAGCAGTGTGAGTTGAGTGATATCGAGCGGGGTATTCAAACAAAACTCAACACAATGTAATCCATTTTGTCTAACGATATGAGCCAAACTCACAGGTTGAGCAAATGCTTGAATAAACGAGGCTAATTCAGTTTCAGCCGCCGTATTAACATAAACACATCTGTACTTAACCATACCTTTAGGTGCATCTGACTCAAGGTGTCGAGATATAGCCAGCGTTTGGGGATGTAAACGAGCGGTTTTATCCTCTTTCAACCATGAAAAAAGTGGAACTTGGTTAAGACTTTCCATTTGCAATACTTCTCCAACTATCAGGCGCGGGCATAATCAATTATCATAGGGTAAACCCATATCAAATTCAGGTACAAAGTGTTTTTTCTTAAAGGACTGAAAAAGAGACAGAGAGTGAGCAGATTTCTGCAAATCGTAATTGCACTGGCATTGGCAGTGGGTCTCTTTCAGCTATGGGAAACTAGCCTACTACAAGGACAGCAGCTTCTAAAGTCCCAAACTGAAAAGATGGCCAGATTGTTAGTTCAACAAACCGCTTATGGCGCTGCGCCGGCTTTACTGCTGCAAAATGACGAACAGCTACAGTGGTTAGCCACAGCCTTAGTATTAGATCCCAAAGTCATGTCAGCCAACATTTTTAGCGAAGATGGCCAGCGACTCTCTTTTGCTCAAAGTGTCACCGACGAGGAGTTAGAGCCGGAGTCCAAGGAACTAGATGCCCTACTAGCCCCCTATCCTCCCTATGTTGAAGCAGTATCTCAAGATGGCAACAATCTAGGTTTTATCGAAGTCAGGTTAGAACCTCGCCTGTTTTTTAATGAGATAAAAGAGGCTCACCAAATAAACATGCAGCAACAACAAGTGATGCTAATCATCGCTGGGTTAATCGGTATGTTGTTGTCGCGAGCACTGTCGTTTAAACGAGCCGACTTCGACCGCAGAAAGACGCGGTTTAAACTGAGGAAAAAACCGCTAAAGCTTAAGAAAGAGGCGTTGCCGGAAGAGATAACGAGTAGCGAGTAGCAAAAGAATAAAGAGAAGAGAAAACAAAAAAGTAGATATAAAAAAATGGGCCCATAAATATGGGCCCATTTTCGTGAAGCATCCCCGCTAAGGGAAACTCGCTTAATCAAATAGATTAAAGCGTGATAGCCGCTTCTAGTGTCATCTCAATCATTTCGTTAAATGTAGTTTGACGCTCATCAGAAGAGGTCTTTTCACCAGTACGAATATGATCAGATACAGTACAAACACACAGCGCTTTAGCGCCAAACTCAGCAGCAACACCATAAAGGCCAGCAGCTTCCATCTCGACACCTAAGATATTCATCTTTTCCATTACGTCGAACATAGATGGATCTGGCGTGTAGAACAAGTCAGCTGAGAAAACATTACCAACGCGGAACTTAGTCCCTTTAGCTTCAGCCGCTTTTACAACAGCGCTAAGTAAGCCGTAATCAGCAATCGCGGCAAAGTCTTGGCCCTTGAAGCGTAAACGGTTAACTTGAGAGTCAGTACAAGCACCCATTCCAATGATAACGTCACGTACTTTTACATCAGTGCTTACAGCACCACAAGTACCAACACGGATAAGGTTCTTCACGCCGTAGTCTTTAATCAACTCAGTTGCATAGATCGAAGCTGAAGGTATGCCCATACCTGAACCCATAACAGAGATGCGAGTCCCTTTATAAGTACCAGTGTAACCAAACATGTTACGTACATCAGTCACTTGCTCAACGTTCTCTAGGAAAGTTTCAGCAATGTACTTAGCACGTAGTGGATCGCCTGGGAAAAGTACTGTTTCAGCAAAAGCACCGTCTACTGCATTAATATGTGGTGTAGCCATCTATATAACCCCTTATATATGTGTAACTTAAATTCGTTGACTTAAGTCTTGTAACTGGCGGCCATCGTCTAACCGCCAAATTTAAATTCTTAACGAATAACTCGTCGTTGTAGCTCAAACTTACTTGATGAACGATTCACCGTATTCCATTGGCTCAAGCTCAAAATAGCTTGCAATGGATTGACCAATATCGGCAAAACTATTACGGCGGCCAAGAGAGCCTGCTGCCAATCCTGCACCGTACGCTAATACAGGCACCCGCTCACGGGTATGATCACTGCCTTTCCAACTTGGGTCACAACCATGATCCGCTGTTAGTATTAATAGATCGTCTTCACTCAACAACTCAAAAATCTCAGGTAAACGAGAATCAAAGTACTCAAGCGCTTTCGCATAACCAGGAATATCACGGCGATGACCGTAATGGGAGTCGAAGTCGACAAAGTTAGTGAAGATAATCGTCTTATCTCCCGCCAACTTAACCTGCTCAAGCGTCGCATCAAATAGCGCCTTCAAACCGGTTGCTTTCACTTTTTTAGTAATACCACAATGGGCATAAATATCGGAAATTTTACCCACGCTGACCACTTCACCACCGGCCTCTTTCATCTTATCGAGTACGGTTTTTGCTGGTGGTTCAACCGCATAATCACGACGATTACCAGTACGAGCAAAATCACTGGGATCAGTACCGACAAAAGCACGTGCTATTACGCGACCTATATTATAAGGCTCTAGCTCTTCACGGGCGATGATACATAAGTTGTAAAGGTTCTCTAAGCCAAAACTCTCTTCATGACACGCAATCTGGAAAACGGAGTCCGCAGAAGTATAGAAAATCGGTTGCCCCGTGCGCATATGCTCTTCGCCTAGCTCTTCCAGAATTGCCGTTCCAGATGCATGACAGTTACCTAAATAACCATCAAGACCGGCTCTAGCTAGAATCTTATCCGTTAACTCTTTAGGAAAAGAGTTAGTTAAGTCACTGAAGTAGCCCCATTCATAAAGCACTGGCACACCTGCCATCTCCCAGTGACCACTTGGCGTATCTTTACCTGTGCTGAGCTCGTCTGCATGACCATAAGCGCCAATCACTTCAACATCGTCACTAAAGCCTTCAGCAAAGGCTCCTGTACTCTCTTTCGCAGCTAGGGCTAAACCTAATTTGGCTAGATTGGGTAGTTTAAGTGGGCCCTCACGGCCGACATCAGCTCTTCCCTCTGCGCAAGCCTTAGCTATGCTACCGAAAGTGTCAGAACCAACATCGCCGAAAGATTCAGCGTCTGTCGCTGCTCCTACGCCAAATGAGTCCAACATCATTATGATTGTTCTTTTCATATTTACCTCTACTTCTTTACAGATCTTCGCTGCGAATATAACGATAAATCTCAGGTGTTTTCTCTGGACGAGTATCACCAATATGAATCGCTTTTCTCACCGCACTTTCGGCTTCTGCGAACGCTGTTTCTGTCTGAGCATGTATCATGGCAATGGGTTTATCTTGTGATATTTCATCACCTAGCGCACAAACTTGAGTCAGACCAACACTATAATCAAGAGCATCACCTGGTTTGCGGCGTCCACCACCTAAGGTCACGACAGCAAGACCAAGTTCACGGGTGTCCATCGACGTTGCAAAACCTGTTTGCTCCGCGTATACCGGACGAATAATTTTTGATTCAGGTAGATATAAGCCTGGGTTTTCAACAAAATCAGCTGGTCCACCAAGACCTGAGATCATGCGACCAAAAATTTCAGCAGCTTTACCATTATCCAATACTCTGTTTAACTTCTCACGCGCTTCAGTTTCGTTTGCGGCAAGGCCACCTAATAGCAACATTTCGGCGCAAAGACCCATAGTCACTTCATAAAGACGTGGATTACGATATTTCCCCGTGAGGAAATCGATAGCCTCTTTCACTTCAACTGCGTTACCAGCACAAGATGCAAGCACTTGATTCATATCAGTAAGCAATGCGGTGGTCTTAGTCCCTGCGCCATTCGCTACCGCAGTGATGCTGCGCGCTAACTCTTCAGATGCTGCGTAAGTGGGCATAAATGCGCCACTGCCCACTTTGACATCCATCGCTAATGCATCAAGACCTGCTGCAAGTTTTTTAGAAAGGATAGAAGCCGTAATAAGGGAGATTGACTCAACCGTCGCGGTATTATCACGGATAGAGTAGAAACGCTTGTCGGCAGGAACAAGATCGCCTGTCTGACCAATAATGGCGACACCGACCTCTTTAACGACCTTTCTGAAAAGTGCGCTGTCAGGCTCGGTTTGATAACCAGGAATAGCATCAAATTTATCGAGTGTGCCACCAGTATGGCCCAGACCACGACCAGAGATCATAGGCACATAACCACCACATGCGGCAGCCATAGGGCCAAGCATTAAGCTAATTACATCACCCACGCCGCCAGTGCTATGCTTGTCGATGATAGGACCGTTTAAACCCAGACTCTGCCAGTTAAGTACTGTGCCAGAGTCTCGCATGGATGTTGTCAACGCGATGCGCTCATCCATATTCATATCGTTGAAGTAAACCGCCATGCCGAACGCTGCAATTTGACCTTCTGAAACGGTATTGTCAGTGATGCCTTTAACGAAGAACTGGATCTCCTGTTTCGATAAAGCTTCAGCATTGCGTTTTTTACGAATTATCTCTTGTGCTAGAAACATGGTACTGCCTCCAAGTTTGTAACTGAAATTCAAGCTTTAGTAACAAACCTTAGTTTGAAACACCGATATCAAGTATAAAATACTAAATATAGTAACTTTACTACACCTGATAGTAACTAAATTTCGATATAACCAACTAGATTTAGATCACACTTAACTAAAAAAAAGCCCTGTTTTCAAATGAAAAAGGGCTAATCATAACGTGTCTAGTATCCCTGCTGACCTTTAACTTCTTCACCTAACTCTAAGGTGTGCAGCAAATTAACCAGTAAACTTGAAGCACCAAAACGGAAGGTCGCAGGCGTCGCCCAATCATCACCTAATAGGCGACTAGCAACACCTAAAAACTCAGCCGCTGCAGCAGCGTCTTTTACGCCGCCAGCAGGCTTAAAGCCCACTTTAGGATTCTTTTCACTGATCACTGTCATCATGATTTCAGCCGCTTCAAGTGTCGCATTGACTGGCACTTTACCCGTTGATGTTTTGATGAAATCAGCACCCGCATCGATAGACAACTCAGAGGCCTTACGAATAAGCGCTGGGTCTTGCAATACACCAGACTCAATGATCACCTTCAGGATCGCATCTTCACCACAGGCTTCTTTACACGCCTTAACGAGTTCAAAACCTAGCGTTTCATTGCCTTCCATCAATGAGCGGTATGGGAAAACGACGTCAACTTCATCAGCGCCATAAGCAACTGCAGCACGGGTCTCTAATACTGCGATCGCAATATCATCATTCCCATGGGGGAAGTTGGTTACTGTGGCGATTTTGACATCTTCACAACCCATATCATTTAGGGTTTTACGCGCTATTGGGATAAATCTTGGATAGATACAGATAGCGGCAGTGTTACCCGCTGGGGTCTTAGCTTTATGACAAAGTTCGATCACTTTTTGATCTGTATCGTCATCATTTAACGTCGTAAGATCCATCAGTTCAATGGCTTTTTGTGCTGCTTTTTTTAAATCGCTCATAATATGTCTCCAAAACAAATTCAAATGTGTAAAAATCAAAGTGAAATATAAATAGAAATTGTAATCTAAGTGAGACAGCGTTTCGGCTGGGCATTATTATGATTTTTTGGCCGGGCCTTCGGGCATCGTCACAGAGTTCACTCAGAGTGAACGCTAATAATTCAGGTATTCAATGCTATTACCAAAACGGTATTAGCTATCTGACACTAAGGTCACGACTTGAATCCTTGAAGACCGGGAAGGTGAACGCAAAATATGGGCTTCAACCTTTCCGCGAAAATTCCATTTTAGCGCGTGTATTTTATGCTTTCGGTATTGCTATAGAGTTAGTTAAACCTTTACATAAATAGACTCAGTAAAGAACATATTTATGTAAAAGTTAAGCTGTTTAAAATGTCATTAATAAAAAAGTAGAGCCACGCTAGGCGTGGCTCTAACAGCGATTACAAAGTCTTAGAACTTGTAAGTTGCTGTGAAGTAATGTGCGAAACCAGTTGATTCTAGACCAACACTACCGCCATCATCTTTAACTAGATACACATCTTGGTATGCTTTTAGACCATAACCAAGCGCATAGTTATCTGTATGCCAATGTAGACCGAAGTAAGCCGCACCGCCGCTAGATGTTTTAGGAACAAACGCATCATCAACTGCATCAGCACCAAACTGGTAATCTACATAGCCTTGGAAAGAAACAAAGGTACCGTTGTCGAAATTAATCACTGGCTTGAACCAGTTCATAGAGAACTGGTAACCGTTCCACTCTTTCTCGTTCAGGTCATAGTAACCGTACAGGTTCATACCTGTCTTACCCAACCATGGCACCATTACATCGGCACCTACACCCCAGAATGTAGAGTTAACACCTTCGCCAACACTTCCATCCCAGTTGAATAAAGTCGAGAAGAAAACTTCTTGGATAGGACCAACAGAAAGATCCATACCGGTCATTGCATCGATAGAGAAGCGTGGCGCAAACTTCATGAATATCTTGCTTGCGCCTTTACCTGCGCCTTTGTCACCGTAGTCACGGTTAGTCACGTTGAACACATCAACATAACCATAAAGATCAACGATGCCAGCGCGACCGCCAAATTCCATTTCCATGTAATCATGGCCGCCGTCAGTCGAACCATCACGTGGAAGTTCGTTTACAGCGTACATTGCGTTGAACTGCATCCAGCTGTAATCGCCAGAACGTAGGTCTGTACGATCTGCAGCAAAAGTAGGTGCAGACATAGCTGCTACAGCAGTTGCTGCTAGTGCTAAAGTTTTAACGTTTTTCATCATCAACCCCATTTATTTATGGTTTGCTGTCCTTTTTTATAAAGAGTCAGCGTTTCTTTTTTATGGCGCGCATTTTACTTATTTTGTGCTAAAGCACAACTTTATTAATGTAAAAATGCGAACACTAAGTTTTAACAAACAAATAAACATCTATCTAGTAACTGATTTCGTCATAGAAACTAAAGCAAAATCCATTAATAAATTGTATTCATTCACACATCTCTACCATTCTTTACGAATTTATCTAGTGATGCTATACAACATAAAGCTGAAAAATGGTTAGGTTAACTGAGGCGCTACTCACATGAGCGGCGCCAGAGTTAAAGGAGAGAAAATTCCCCTTTAAGAGCTTCTAAGCTTAAAGCGCTAAGAATAGACCCGCTAGCGTTGCACTCATCAAGTTTGCAAGCGAACCTGCGATAACCGCGCGGATACCAAGCTTAGCTAGATCATGGCGACGTGTAGGAGCCATAGAACCTAGACCACCCAATAGAATCGCAATTGAAGATAGGTTAGCAAAACCACACAATGCAAATGAGATGATAGCTTTCGTTCTATCAGACATAGCTACGCCAGTTTCAGCAACAAGCATACCGCCATCGGCAACATCTTTTAGGTACGGAGCGAAGTTTAGGTAGGCAACGAATTCGTTAACAACTATCTTCTGACCGATGAAAGAACCAGCAACAAGCGCTTCGTTCCAAGGGACACCGATAAGGAATGCGAGTGGCATAAAGATATAACCTAGAATTAATTCTAGTGTTAGGCCTTCCATACCGATAAAGCCACCTAGGCCACCGATAATACCGTTAACCATGGCGATAAGGCCAACAAATGCGAGTAGCATTGCACCAACGTTAAGCGCTAAGTGCATACCTGATGAAGCACCTGCAGCTGCAGCATCAAGCACGTTAGCAGGCTTATCAGGATCTTCAGGAAGATCGCTCATGTCGTTTTTAGCTTCTTCAGTCTCAGGGTGCATCAGTTTAGCCATTAATAGACCACCTGGTGCTGCCATGAATGAAGCGGCAACGAGATATTCGATAGGTACACCCATCTGTGCGTAACCAGCCATTACTGAACCAGCAATAGACGCTAATCCACCTACCATGACGGCAAATAGTTCAGAGTTAGTCATCGTCGGGATAAACGGACGAATCACAAGTGGTGCTTCAGTTTGACCAACGAAGATGTTTGCTGTTGCAGACATTGACTCAGTACGACTTGTGCCTAGTGCTTTTTGAAGTGCGCCACCGATAATACGGATGATCCACTGCATGATGCCAAGGTAGTAAAGTACTGCAATTAGAGAAGAGAAGAATACGATAATTGGTAGAACGTTAATGGCAAAAATAAAACCAACTTTAAAGTTAGCCAAATCGCCAAACAAGAAACCAATACCGCTTTGAGCATAACCAATAACGCTTGATACGGCATCAGATGCGGTCTGAAGTATATCTTTACCAATTGGTACATACAAAACGAAACCACCGAAAGCGGCTTGAATTGCTAGCGCACCGAATACAGTACGCTTATTAATTGCTTTTTTATTATTAGATAGCGCGAACGCTATCGCTAGTAAGGTAACCACCCCTACTAAACTCATTAAAATATCCATTAACCATCACCCTATTGTTAATACTTTTTAATTATGTTGTTAACCAACCTTTTTCGGCTCCGATTATACCCGACCGTAGGGTTAAAATCGTGGTTTCGATCAATTTTTTGAAGTTTAATTTCAGCATCTTAGTGGAAACTTATGGTGCGACCAACACCTGTTTAATCAAATTAAATTAAAGGTCAAAGAGTTGCGTTACATTATTAAACATTCGTTCTGTAACCAGAACACTCGATTTATTTTGCAATTTTGCAATTTCATCAATAATTAACGGTAAAATGTGAGGTGTATTACGTTTTACGAGGGCATTTTTAGGAGACATAGCAGGTGAATCGGTTTCAATTATGATTGAATCTAGAGAAATATTTGTCACGCAAGCTTTGAGCTTTCTCGTGTCATTGTTCAGTATTAAACCGCCGATCCCGAGTTTATAGCCTAATTTAATATACTCGTTTGCAAGTTCAACCGAACCATAAAATCCATGTATAACTCCTCTCTTAGCCAATTTATAGCGTTTTAAAAGTGGCATAATCTCATTATGAGCCTTAACGACATGTAAAATCACTGGCAAATTTAGTGACTCAGCCAGCATCAATTGATGCTCAAGCACCTTTACCTGTACCTCCCAATCACTCTTATGCAACTTATCTAAGCCACACTCTCCGATGGCTATAAATCGAGGATCTTGAACGCTGTCATTAATCCGCTTATCCAGATCAGCAAGCGCATTTGAGGAATGTTCGTCGCAAAACCAAGGGTGGATCCCCAATGCATAAGGGCAGGCATATTGAGCCGCTATTTGGCGTTGTTTATCCCAATGAGCAGGGGACACTCCTGGAATAATAGCGGTTTGAATACCAAGTCGCTTCATCGATTTAAAAATCTCGTCGCGATCTACATCGAACTCAGCAAAGTCCAGATGAGCATGACTGTCGATGATTTTTAACAGGTGAACAGGCTTGGTTACCTCAGGCATCAGATCTACTCTTGGAAGATGGGAGCTTATCTGGGTCATGTTTAATCGACATCAGCTCAGGGTCTTGTAATCTTGGTGCACAGCTACGTCGATTATCAGGCGTCAATCCCATACGGTCACACCAAACTATGTAGCCTCGCCACACCTTTACAATCCAATTCATACTGCTTCCTAGGATATATAAAACTAACCAGACTCAATAATAACGCTATTAAGACTATATACCCAAACTAAGCTACCCCAGAATCGAGGATAGGCACTTCAGACCCAAGGGCCGACATTACTCAGGCATATCCATATCTCTATGCGGGCTGGAGGAAAAGGCGAATAAATGTCTGAAACCTTATTTATAAAGAAAATGGGGCCATGTGCAAAAAAGCCCCAAACTTTCGTTCGAGGCTTAATCAAATTGGTCACGTTCAACCGTTAAATGTTAATTTTCACGCGTCTTAGCAAATTGAATGTCGGGGTAACGTTCCATCGACAGATTCAAATTCACCATAGTTGGAGCGATGTAAGTCAAGTTATCACCACCATCCAGTGCCAAGTTATTACTGCACTTACGGCGGAAATCTTCAAGCTTACGCTCATCATCACAATAGACCCAACGCGCTGTTGCTACGTTGATCCCTTCATAGATAGCTTCAACTTTATACTCGCTCTTCAAGCGGCCAACAACCACTTCAAACTGCAAGACACCTACAGCACCAACGATCAGATCATTAGAGTCTATCGGTCTGAATACCTGAACAGCGCCCTCTTCGGAAAGCTGTACTAGTCCTTTAAGGAGTTGTTTCTGTTTTAATGGATCTTTTAAACGAATGCGGCGGAACATCTCAGGTGCAAAGTTTGGAATACCGGTAAAACGAAACTTCTCACCTTGAGTAAAAGTATCACCAATACGCATAGTGCCGTGATTATGTAAGCCAATAATATCACCTGGGTAGGCAAGTTCAGCACGATTACGATCGCCAGCCATAAAGGTCAACGCATCACTCACGTTTACATCCTTACCAAGGCGTACGTGGTGCATCTTCATACCCTGCTCATAACGACCCGAGCAAACACGCATAAACGCGACTCTGTCTCTGTGTTTTGGATCCATGTTAGCTTGGATTTTAAACACAAAACCACTGAACTTTTCATCTTCAGGAAGAATATCTCTTACTTCTGTCGCACGAGGCTGTGGCTTAGGAGCCCATTCGATAATACCATCAAGAATATGATCAACACCAAAGTTACCTAAAGCAGTACCAAAAAACACAGGAGTCAATTCACCGGCCAGAAACATCTCAAGATCAAACTTGTTAGAGGCACCAAGAACAAGTTCGAGTTCTTCACGAACCTCAGCAGCATATGCACCGATAGCTTCGTCTAGCTCGGGATTATTCAACCCTTTAATGATTCTAGAGTTTTGAATAGTGTGACCTTGGCCACTCTGATAAAGGATCACTTCATCACGCAACAGGTGATATACACCTTTAAACTCTTTACCTGAACTGATGGGCCAAGTGATCGGAGCACAAGCGATGTTAAGCACCTCTTCAACTTCATCCATCAGCTCTACCGGATCACGAATATCACGATCCAGCTTGTTCATAAAAGTCACAATAGGCGTATCACGCAGACGAGTAACTTCCATTAATTTAATGGTACGTTGCTCAACACCCTTGGCTGAATCGATCACCATTAAACAGGAATCAACCGCGGTAAGCGTACGGTAAGTATCTTCAGAGAAGTCTTCGTGACCCGGAGTATCGAGTAGATTCACCAAAGCGCCGCCGTAAGGAAATTGCATCACAGAGGTCGTGATCGAAATACCACGCTCTTTTTCCATCTCCATCCAATCAGACTTCGCATGCTGTCCAGACTTTTTGCCTTTTACTGTGCCCGCCTTTTGTAATGCGTTGCCGAATAAAAGTACCTTCTCGGTAATGGTGGTCTTACCCGCATCGGGGTGAGAGATAATGGCGAAAGTACGACGCTTGTCGACCTCAACTTTATAGCCTGACATGTTAACCTGCAGATTCATGGTGTGCGGAAAGGCGGCAATTATAGCGTCAAGATTGCTAAATGGCTACCTAAGACAAAGAGATTAGTCATAAGCTAGAAACCGTGTCCAGAAAGGTCAAAAATTAATAGCGTCAATACCGCTAATTGGCTACCTAAGACAAAGAGATTCACCATAAGCTAGAGACCATGCCCAGAAAGGTCAGAGATTAATAATCACCATGCCGACATTCTTAAGCCTGCATGGTGAAAAACAATTACAGGGTAATTAATGTGCTGTATTATTGGCTTCCAATACTGACATAACAGCATTCATCTTTGCCAACTCAACTCTGGCATATCTATGTTCAACGAAGTCATAAATATTAGTGGCTAGCGCAAGCCTAAAATAGTTTGCAGCATCAATATTCTGCCCTTGTTGCTGTGCAATTTTAGCGATATAAAAATATGCCTCACATAAGCGCTCTGCATATTCATTGGGATGGGAAAGCCCCTCTTTTGCAGCAGTAAAAACCTCATCTCTACTCTTATTGCCTAAGTAATAGTCAACCAATGTACTAGACCAAGCATCAGCTGAAAGGCTTAATCTATTGCTCGCTAGGTTGTGTTTAGCTTTTTCAACATCTGCAGCACTTTCAATAATGTAAAGCCAAAGCGCTCGATAACCATCCTGTGGATTCAATGAGTAAAATGACTCCATATCTACGATGGCAAGATCGTTGCGGTTGCCATAGTAGAGTGCTATACCACGATTTAAGAAGGCGTAATCATATTCTGGAGATAACTCAAGCACAGCATCAAATGCCTCATAGGCACTTTCAAACTCACCTTCTTGTGTAAAGTAGATGCCGATAAAGTTATAAGCATC is from Shewanella sp. MTB7 and encodes:
- a CDS encoding NupC/NupG family nucleoside CNT transporter encodes the protein MDILMSLVGVVTLLAIAFALSNNKKAINKRTVFGALAIQAAFGGFVLYVPIGKDILQTASDAVSSVIGYAQSGIGFLFGDLANFKVGFIFAINVLPIIVFFSSLIAVLYYLGIMQWIIRIIGGALQKALGTSRTESMSATANIFVGQTEAPLVIRPFIPTMTNSELFAVMVGGLASIAGSVMAGYAQMGVPIEYLVAASFMAAPGGLLMAKLMHPETEEAKNDMSDLPEDPDKPANVLDAAAAGASSGMHLALNVGAMLLAFVGLIAMVNGIIGGLGGFIGMEGLTLELILGYIFMPLAFLIGVPWNEALVAGSFIGQKIVVNEFVAYLNFAPYLKDVADGGMLVAETGVAMSDRTKAIISFALCGFANLSSIAILLGGLGSMAPTRRHDLAKLGIRAVIAGSLANLMSATLAGLFLAL
- a CDS encoding TatD family hydrolase, translated to MPEVTKPVHLLKIIDSHAHLDFAEFDVDRDEIFKSMKRLGIQTAIIPGVSPAHWDKQRQIAAQYACPYALGIHPWFCDEHSSNALADLDKRINDSVQDPRFIAIGECGLDKLHKSDWEVQVKVLEHQLMLAESLNLPVILHVVKAHNEIMPLLKRYKLAKRGVIHGFYGSVELANEYIKLGYKLGIGGLILNNDTRKLKACVTNISLDSIIIETDSPAMSPKNALVKRNTPHILPLIIDEIAKLQNKSSVLVTERMFNNVTQLFDL
- the prfC gene encoding peptide chain release factor 3, with product MSGYKVEVDKRRTFAIISHPDAGKTTITEKVLLFGNALQKAGTVKGKKSGQHAKSDWMEMEKERGISITTSVMQFPYGGALVNLLDTPGHEDFSEDTYRTLTAVDSCLMVIDSAKGVEQRTIKLMEVTRLRDTPIVTFMNKLDRDIRDPVELMDEVEEVLNIACAPITWPISSGKEFKGVYHLLRDEVILYQSGQGHTIQNSRIIKGLNNPELDEAIGAYAAEVREELELVLGASNKFDLEMFLAGELTPVFFGTALGNFGVDHILDGIIEWAPKPQPRATEVRDILPEDEKFSGFVFKIQANMDPKHRDRVAFMRVCSGRYEQGMKMHHVRLGKDVNVSDALTFMAGDRNRAELAYPGDIIGLHNHGTMRIGDTFTQGEKFRFTGIPNFAPEMFRRIRLKDPLKQKQLLKGLVQLSEEGAVQVFRPIDSNDLIVGAVGVLQFEVVVGRLKSEYKVEAIYEGINVATARWVYCDDERKLEDFRRKCSNNLALDGGDNLTYIAPTMVNLNLSMERYPDIQFAKTREN
- the nlpI gene encoding lipoprotein NlpI: MIQKVRTAAVVILTGVSIFLTGCVSTQSESSEQGKVMVEPVMPDYKLEIKLAKLNQILSSAELTDVQRARFHYDRGVIYDSVGLRILSRIDFHQALKIQPNIADAYNFIGIYFTQEGEFESAYEAFDAVLELSPEYDYAFLNRGIALYYGNRNDLAIVDMESFYSLNPQDGYRALWLYIIESAADVEKAKHNLASNRLSLSADAWSSTLVDYYLGNKSRDEVFTAAKEGLSHPNEYAERLCEAYFYIAKIAQQQGQNIDAANYFRLALATNIYDFVEHRYARVELAKMNAVMSVLEANNTAH